In Patescibacteria group bacterium, one genomic interval encodes:
- a CDS encoding DUF2061 domain-containing protein: MKANHRRSIIKSISWRFLATLTTMIIVFIFTGEILLSFGVGFFEVILKLILYYIHERLWNRTSWGRLRV, from the coding sequence ATGAAAGCTAATCATCGAAGAAGTATTATAAAATCAATAAGCTGGAGATTTCTCGCAACGTTGACAACGATGATAATAGTATTTATTTTTACAGGAGAGATTCTGCTTTCTTTTGGAGTTGGTTTCTTTGAAGTAATTTTAAAACTAATTCTTTACTATATTCACGAGCGGTTATGGAATAGGACTAGTTGGGGACGACTCCGAGTTTAA